Below is a window of Brassica napus cultivar Da-Ae chromosome A5, Da-Ae, whole genome shotgun sequence DNA.
TCCTTCATCATAATCGAAGAAGTTGATAAGAATCGAATTCTGCAATGGCTTAATATATAGAGATAGATAGTAAATGTATGTGTCTCATCATTATAGCATTTATTcaaccaaaataaaaatgagtttACAAAGAACTTGTGataaagaaaaacagagagatttgaaaagggatcatcatcatcaaacatGCTCATTTTGTTGTTGTCTCCTCAATGGTCAGGATTGAATTTGACAGACTCCTTGTAGATAAGCTCTTTTATGTGTTCTTCCGTGCATGAAGGATGCTCGAAGTCGAAGCTAAAAGGAGTTGGACATACAGGTTCTTTTGCCACATCGTGGTGTGGTGATAAGTATGCATGGCCGAGAGCTTCATCAACTATACACACAGCAGAAGCAGCAGTTAAATGCAATAAAGAACTAAACCTAATTAGTTTATGGTCGGTTTGCGTTCATGATTAAACAGCATACCAAACTGGTTTGGTTAACTAGTAGTTATAGAAAGAACTCCATAAATGAACATATGCAATTTTGTTGTTGAAATGTATGTGTTTCTTTGTTGAACATATGTGATTCTTTGCaatgaatatattttagttgtttatatatatactattggTTGATTTCCGTCTTGCATCAAATTCAAGATCATATCAGGCCATATTCATCAGTAAACCGGCAAAGTATGTTTTCAGTTTAACACCCTTCTGCATATAGAATCTCTAACAAAAACCTCAtgaatgttgttgttgttacctGAGATACGTCGGTTTGGATCAAAGACGAGCATTCTCTCCAGCAAATCAATAGCGGTAGGGGGCATTTTGGGGAATCTAGCAGCAAACTCTTGTTTAGGGTATCGTGGAAGTTGCCTCACGTATCTTCTCGCGTTGTCACTGCGAAGGAAACCGAGACTGGAGTTGTCTGGAGAGCCTACAAGCTGTATATATTCAACAAGTGAAATCAGAAAGGTATCTGCTGTTTTCAGACAAAGGTGAAAAAACtgatgttttttctttctttgtaccTCTGTGATGAGCCTAAGCTGATGAACATAGTCTTTCCCAGGAAACAACGGTTGTCCCGTCATGATTTCACCGAATATGCAACCAACAGACCATATATCGATAGCTGCAGTGTACTCCGAGCAGTTAAGAAGCAGCTCAGGAGCTCTGTACCAACGGGTAACCACATACTCGGTCATGAAGTCTGTGTCTGAAGTTGTTCTCGCAAGCCCAAAATCACCAATCTTTAGCTCGTGTTTGGAGTTAAGCAGCACGTTGCTTGGCCTTAGATCACGATGTAATATGTTGGCCGAGTGCACGTACTTAAGCCCTCTTAAGAGCTGGTACACAAAGAActgccaagaaaaaaaaagattagatcAGAGTGTTCCCACAGTTACATGGGATTAGATCAAGACTTACGCGGCACTGGTCGTGGCTTAAGGTTTGCTTAGAACGGAGGATACGCTGGAGATCAGTGTCCATTAACTCATAGACAATGTAAACATCGTTGAAGATATCACGTTGTGGAGGTCTTACAATATCTTTGATGGCTATGACCTGAAAGAATCCAAACCAAAGGCTTtaagaaacagaggaaacagagCATCCTCTGTTTTTCTCGTCCTTGAAGAAAGTTAATATGTGAGATGATCGTTATAAGGCTTACGTTCTCATGATCCATGTGcctgagaagcttgatttcaCGTAGAGCTCTCTTAGCATCAATGATGTTATCAAAAGCATTACCGATCTTCTTAATAGCCACTTTCTCTCCAGTCACTGAGTTCACAGCAGCACTGAAACGAGCCAAACGAACATTTGAAAGATGAAAGGCTTTTGGTAATTTATCTAAAGAAGAGTCTAAAAGAACTTTACCAGACAATACCGCAAGCGCCTCTACCAATGGGACGGATAGGAGGAACATACTTTCTTGAAACTTCAAAGAGCTGTCCGTAAACGTTGTACTGAATATAGCGGCCTCCGTGTGTAGGTACGACTTTGATGCAATGATCTGTAGTACCAGAGCTTGATTCTCCAGACATGATGCAATGAATCAGACCAAGAAccagggagagagagagagagagaccaagGAGAAGGGCTTTTGTTGAAGTGAAAGGATCTCTCTACAAGTCTCTCTTGAAGACACTAAATCCATGTGAAAGGAAAGAAGCTTTTTTTTCTCAACTGTAAAAGATCTCTCTCAAGTGACCCGTGAATCTAAAGAACATGCAAGATTACATACGTGTATGGTCACAACAAGTAAAGAGTTATTAACTCAATTTAGCAAATTTCATTTGTTACTACTAATTGCACCTATCTGCACTTTATCTAACTGCAAATTGAAATTGgtttagagaaaatatctaTATTTACAAAGAAGCACTGTTTTTTTCAagagaaataattaattttgtttttaaacattcataaataatttaagaaaattaaatttgttttttttttcttatagtaAACTTgaaaaatagttatttatttaaaataaatttagacaGTGATACCAAATTTGGGTAAAGTTAGCATTCCCTCTTTTTCAAACCATACATTTGTATTATATTGCAGAATTGAGTTCAATCAAATACAGACAAGGCTAACACACTTAAACCAAAGAGACAAGCTCAACAAAAGGACTagagcaaacaaaaaaagagagacacTTTCAGTAACCTAAACTTGCCTTAAGGCCTAAACCTCTACCTTAACCTACATCTTCTCCAAAAACATTGCCAGAGATCAAGTCACTTGACCTAAGATTACAAAGCAACACATCTCGTCCACTTAAAGTCATTTTGAAAAAACTCTCAACTTCCTCTAGTAACTGATCTAAACCCTGAGACAGTTTCTCAGCTTGTGTCCCCAACTCCATCACATACTCCTTAAAAGTCTCAACATCCACAGTATCATCATCAACACCATCTTGAATCATCGGGTACAGCTTCTCCACACTAGCATCAACCATCTCCAGCTCTTTGAGAATCGTGCTTCTACCTGAAGACAACATCTCTCTGATCTCACCGTTCACAACGCTCTGCATATCAGTGAACACCTTTGCCCACAACGGCTTCTCAGAGACATGTAAATCGAAAAGATCCTCGGTGGAATCAGACCAGGCCGCGGTGAATACGCTGCAGATATAAACCGTTTGAACCTTCACACCGTAGAAAGCCCGCATGAGAACCTTTCCTTTAGCCGAGCTCTTGACGTTAGGCAAGGTCAGAGACTTAGCAAGAGAGTCTAGCACCTCACGGCAGGTTTCAATCCTAGCGTTGCTTGCGTTCACATGCTGCCTCCAGCTATCAAGCGAAGACCGAGATTGAAGATACTTCTTCTCATCAGAACCAGACTGTAAACTGTGAAGAACACACTTGAGGTAGAGATCTCCCTGGTTGAGTCTTGTGAGCTCGGAGCTGAAGGCGTTGCAGAGATCTAGCAGCTTGACGCTTATATCTAGATAAACATCAACCCATTTCTCTTCCCAGTCAGAGACAGGAAGGTGGAGATCAGTGATGAGCATGTTGATGTTTTCATGAGTCTCGCAGAGCGACTCCATAGCTAGCTTCATCCAAGGTAAAGTGAGGATGTCGTCCTTGTTCTTAGGGATGAGTTTCTTTAGTCTCTCTGCTAAAAGCAACTCGAAGCCGGTGAGTAGAGAGAGCAGCCAGGGGGATAAAGCTGAGCTCTTTGGTGATAGCAACCGAAAGGGGTTCCCAAATGGGAAGAAGCCTCGTGGTGGATCATGTGGTCGGCTCATTTTCGCTAgacactgcaaaaaaaaaagaacaaagagatgATATTTTGAGTTAATCAATCAGACAAGCTTATGGGTAATTGGTACTGCATAGAAGGGAACAATCCAAACCTTAAAGTCTCAAAAAGCTGACAACTTTATAGATCTTGAAGcttaaaaatcgaaactttccatttatttatagaaaccCACATGGGAAGAAACAATAATCAAACGATGTGATTCTCAATCTAACACTAACATTTGAAGATGGGTACAAGCTCTGCATCGGTCTGTTAACTCTTTAGCCCTAAAACTAAAGATTCAGAATTTGATTTTCTCAGAAGAACACACATAAACATAGATAGATATGAGGCTGAAACGAAGCTCAATGTACAGGAATCTTACAGTTTTAAGCTGCTGGAGATGAAGAAAGTCGCAAGGAAGGTGTCGTGGAAACGATCTTCTAATGCTTCATTGACTTTTCGGAGTCGGTTTAGCTGAGAAAAAGTTATGGCGGAGGTCGGCCGTCAGTTTATAAAGGATAAAGTCACTGCCTGTCAGATAAAATAGTAAATGAAGATTACACGTTTACGACTGTGAATGGCGGTGACGTTTGATTTTTTTCACTGCCCTGTGCACAGAGTTAAAAAAAGTGGACGGCTgagaaaatagtattttatcGCAAGGGAAAAATCTAACGGCtacaaatgaaattatatatacgGCCTCCTGTTTTTGATTAACGATAAATGGGCCGAAAAGTCCATATGACAGCTGTTGGGGACCCCACAAAAAGCGTGGACCCCTCACTTCACTGACGTCTTTTACTAAAATGTTTTACGGGCCATAAAGATTAAGCCCAACATGGATttttaaaaagagagagatcGGCCCAAAAAGCGTTACGAAAGTCTCTCTCTAAGACAGAGGGTCTCTGTAAGTGTCGTATCTCACGACGAACTGATGATAACGGCGATGATGTCTCCCGGAGCGGAAACTACGGCCACACAATGCTACGATCCAATTGCTGCATTTCAATTCGCCCTTACACGGCGAAACAACCTTCGTTCCTTAGAGCAAAACACTCTATCTCCTCCAGTCTCTCCTCTGGTCGCATCACCCTTCACGGTGGTGGTTCCGCCGCCGTCTCCCCCTCCCGCCTCCGTGATCTCGTTTTCGTCGTAAACCCTCAAGGTGATTTTGCCCTTTTTACTCAGTGGAAGAAGAAAGACTGAGactttgatattaaaaatatgattttatatatgtgagaATCAATCTCGAGGTTGGCTGGATTTGAATTTTAGGAGCTAATGGTAGAACAGCCAAGGAGTGGAAGAAGTTGCTTCCTTACCTTCGAACTCGTCTTGGTAAAGACTGTAATGTGAGTGTTTACTTAACTGTGTGCTATGCGTTAGtggcgtgtgtgtgtgtgtgtgggtaTTATTGTTTGCTTACTCCTCCACagataaaagaatatttaacATCGGGTCCTTCTCATGCCATTGACATTACAAGAGAGGTATAAGTGGTGGCTGTGAAAGTTTTACCTATACATCACTTTGATGGGTTTTTGTGTTCCCTTGATCGTTTGTTTGCTTTCTGTCAGGCTATTAGGGATGGTGCAGATGCTGTGATTGCCGTAGGAGGTGATGGAACTCTGCATGAGGTAGGAACTTGAAATCTTTGGTTGCTAAACTGAGTTCTTGAGAGTTTTAGCTCCATTGATTGTGTCATTTTGATTTAACAGGTTGTTAATGGATTCTTTTGGGAGGGAAAACCTGTCAGTAATCTTAACGGCCAAGCTAGTCATTCGGCTGCACTTGGTGTGAGTAGCATGGGCTTGTTTTTGTGTATATCTCTTTCGGAGTTACAACTTACAATCTCAATccatcttattcttcttctttctatgCAGCTGATTCCCTTAGGTACTGGCTCGGACTTCGTTAGAACATTTGGTTGGTTAGTTATTGCAACTTCAGTTTGatttaaattgttttcaaaaCTTATGTTGAGCCAATGTTTTTGAGTATATTCTGCGTTTTGTTAGGGACAATGATCCTTGTGAAGCGGTGGAGCGCATTGCTAGAGGTATGTCACTGAACTCATTCAAGTAGTTAGGACTTATCAGTTCATCATGTGTAATAATGTCTCATATAAGATCACATAATCTTCAGGTATACGATCACGTATTGATGTTGGTGTTATCGACCATAAAGGAAGTGATTTGCATTACTTTATTAACGTTGCTGATGTTCACTTGTAAGGATATTCCCGTTTGATTATCTGATTGATCCTTAAGGAGAaggttgtaaatattttttacttgttCATCACTTTGCAGGAGCGCAAAGGCAGGTTTCTACGCATCAAAGTACAAGAAATTTGGAAGCTTGTGCTACGTTATCGGTGCCCTCCAAGCTTTTATGGGACATCACAACCGAGACATGAGGATCAAGGTAAAAAAAACAGTCAAAATCTCTTCTTCACCAGAGTGAGCAAGTAAGctttgttgttgtattatataaaggTCAATGGAGGGGAATGGGAGATATATCCTCAAGTCACCGCTCTCTGCGTTGGAAACGCTAAGTACTTTGGTGGTGGAATGAAGATCACTCCCAACGCTGTCCCCGGAAATGGAAATCTTGAGGTCATTAGATCTGTTTTAATCCTAGTGTTGTTAGCTTTTTGACATTCATACACTTCTTCTCTCTGCAGGTTGTGGTTCTTCAAGACTTCAAGTGGTATGATTTCATACTGAAACTTCATAAGCTATACAACGGGACGCATCTCTCCGTTAACAATGTGAGCTCAAGAAGGTCAgatcttttcttctcttctcaacATCTTGTTCTTCAAATGTCCTAAGcacctttgttttttttattgtagtgTACAAAGTATAGAAATTGAGGAGGTTTCAGAGAGTGGAAGTATCTATGTTCAGTCAGATGGAGAACATCTTGGATTCCTACCTAGAAAGTTTCAGGTTTTACCCGGTGCCATCGACATGATCATCAGCTGATGATCACAACCACACCTGCCAAGAAAGGTGTAGAAAAGAAGACACATCACATTCAACTTTTGTTTTGGTCTGTACTCTGTACTATGTAgagattcttcttttttatcttAGATTTGATTCATTGTTTTAAGACGAATCAGATATGTGATCTTGTTGTGTTGTGTTCTGTTGTTACTTTGTGTGGTCACCATTAGCCAACACACACAAAGATACTTATTAAAGTAAATAAACTCGTCCTGTCTCATAATCAATCTCACACTTGAagccaaacaaacaaacaatggtatcttcttctctttcctttCATTCCATCGCCCCCATCTACTCCGGAGATGCTCTCCGTTCAACCTTCCGCCGCAACCGCCGCCAGTTTTTCTCAACTGGAGTGAGTTGCAGAGGACAGAGTCCTCCAACCAACGAGCCACAGACAACAACAAGTAAAGGAAGAGCTGAACCGGAGAATGTTCTGCTCAAAATCGCTTGGTACGGCTCAGAGCTACTCGGAATCGCCGCCTCCGCTTTCAGATCTCCGgcgtctcctcctcctcctactACGACTGAGCAAGACTATGAGATTCCTGTTGATTGTTCGGGACGAGCCGTTCGTGTAGCGGTCGTGGACTCGATCAAACACGACTTCAAGCGGTCGTATTTCGTCACAGGTCAGTGAATAAAGACATGATCTTGAGTTCTGTTTTGTACTGTAATGATGTATTCTTTGACCTCAGGGGACTTAACGCCGGCGGTGTACGAGGAGAAGTGTGAGTTCGCTGATCCAGCTGGCTCCTTCAAGGGACTTGCTCGTTTCAAAAGGAACTGCACTAACTTCGGATCTTTGATTGAGAAATCGAACATGAAGCTAATGAAATGGGAGAACTTCGAGGTACTGTGAAGATTTTTCCGACGCCGGAGAGAAAAAAGGTTTGATTTTTACGGTTTTATCGACATGGGTTT
It encodes the following:
- the LOC106450856 gene encoding mitogen-activated protein kinase 12, with protein sequence MSGESSSGTTDHCIKVVPTHGGRYIQYNVYGQLFEVSRKYVPPIRPIGRGACGIVCAAVNSVTGEKVAIKKIGNAFDNIIDAKRALREIKLLRHMDHENVIAIKDIVRPPQRDIFNDVYIVYELMDTDLQRILRSKQTLSHDQCRFFVYQLLRGLKYVHSANILHRDLRPSNVLLNSKHELKIGDFGLARTTSDTDFMTEYVVTRWYRAPELLLNCSEYTAAIDIWSVGCIFGEIMTGQPLFPGKDYVHQLRLITELVGSPDNSSLGFLRSDNARRYVRQLPRYPKQEFAARFPKMPPTAIDLLERMLVFDPNRRISVDEALGHAYLSPHHDVAKEPVCPTPFSFDFEHPSCTEEHIKELIYKESVKFNPDH
- the LOC106450853 gene encoding protein BPS1, chloroplastic-like; translated protein: MSRPHDPPRGFFPFGNPFRLLSPKSSALSPWLLSLLTGFELLLAERLKKLIPKNKDDILTLPWMKLAMESLCETHENINMLITDLHLPVSDWEEKWVDVYLDISVKLLDLCNAFSSELTRLNQGDLYLKCVLHSLQSGSDEKKYLQSRSSLDSWRQHVNASNARIETCREVLDSLAKSLTLPNVKSSAKGKVLMRAFYGVKVQTVYICSVFTAAWSDSTEDLFDLHVSEKPLWAKVFTDMQSVVNGEIREMLSSGRSTILKELEMVDASVEKLYPMIQDGVDDDTVDVETFKEYVMELGTQAEKLSQGLDQLLEEVESFFKMTLSGRDVLLCNLRSSDLISGNVFGEDVG
- the LOC106450852 gene encoding sphingoid long-chain bases kinase 2, mitochondrial-like isoform X1; the protein is MLRSNCCISIRPYTAKQPSFLRAKHSISSSLSSGRITLHGGGSAAVSPSRLRDLVFVVNPQGANGRTAKEWKKLLPYLRTRLGKDCNVSVYLTVCYALVACVCVCGYYCLLTPPQIKEYLTSGPSHAIDITREAIRDGADAVIAVGGDGTLHEVVNGFFWEGKPVSNLNGQASHSAALGLIPLGTGSDFVRTFGWDNDPCEAVERIARGIRSRIDVGVIDHKGSDLHYFINVADVHLSAKAGFYASKYKKFGSLCYVIGALQAFMGHHNRDMRIKVNGGEWEIYPQVTALCVGNAKYFGGGMKITPNAVPGNGNLEVVVLQDFKWYDFILKLHKLYNGTHLSVNNVSSRSVQSIEIEEVSESGSIYVQSDGEHLGFLPRKFQVLPGAIDMIIS
- the LOC106450852 gene encoding sphingoid long-chain bases kinase 2, mitochondrial-like isoform X2: MLRSNCCISIRPYTAKQPSFLRAKHSISSSLSSGRITLHGGGSAAVSPSRLRDLVFVVNPQGANGRTAKEWKKLLPYLRTRLGKDCNIKEYLTSGPSHAIDITREAIRDGADAVIAVGGDGTLHEVVNGFFWEGKPVSNLNGQASHSAALGLIPLGTGSDFVRTFGWDNDPCEAVERIARGIRSRIDVGVIDHKGSDLHYFINVADVHLSAKAGFYASKYKKFGSLCYVIGALQAFMGHHNRDMRIKVNGGEWEIYPQVTALCVGNAKYFGGGMKITPNAVPGNGNLEVVVLQDFKWYDFILKLHKLYNGTHLSVNNVSSRSVQSIEIEEVSESGSIYVQSDGEHLGFLPRKFQVLPGAIDMIIS
- the LOC106450855 gene encoding uncharacterized protein LOC106450855, whose translation is MVSSSLSFHSIAPIYSGDALRSTFRRNRRQFFSTGVSCRGQSPPTNEPQTTTSKGRAEPENVLLKIAWYGSELLGIAASAFRSPASPPPPTTTEQDYEIPVDCSGRAVRVAVVDSIKHDFKRSYFVTGDLTPAVYEEKCEFADPAGSFKGLARFKRNCTNFGSLIEKSNMKLMKWENFEEKGVGHWKFSCVMSFPWKPILSATGYTEYYFDTESGKICRHVEHWNVPKIALFKQLLRPSRGLMGTTQN